One window of the Nocardioides jiangxiensis genome contains the following:
- a CDS encoding ABC transporter ATP-binding protein: protein MIKVENLTRTYGAYTAVDDVSFVARPGRVTGFLGPNGAGKTTTMRIMVGLSAPTSGSVTIGGHRYADIPNPGLHVGVLLDATAQHAGRTGREVLTLAARTMGLPDTRVDEMLALVGLTPEEAKRKVRNYSLGMRQRLGLANALLGDPQILILDEPANGLDPAGIRWMRGLLKSYAERGGTVLLSSHLLNEVQLIADDIVMIGRGRIVAQGTPESLLSRTGTFVRAAETEELLAALAEHGVAVTPVGDGHRADTEALVVGKLAAERQITLIELRPADGGLEDLFLELTADTQRDATEGALA from the coding sequence ATGATCAAGGTTGAGAACCTCACCAGGACGTACGGCGCCTACACGGCCGTCGATGACGTCAGCTTCGTGGCCCGACCGGGCCGCGTGACCGGCTTCCTCGGTCCCAACGGTGCCGGAAAGACCACCACGATGCGGATCATGGTGGGCCTCAGCGCTCCCACGAGCGGCAGCGTGACCATCGGCGGCCACCGGTACGCCGACATCCCGAACCCCGGGCTGCACGTCGGCGTCCTCCTCGACGCGACCGCCCAGCACGCGGGCCGCACGGGCCGTGAGGTCCTCACGCTCGCCGCGCGGACGATGGGCCTCCCGGACACGCGGGTCGACGAGATGCTGGCGCTGGTCGGCCTCACCCCGGAGGAGGCGAAGCGCAAGGTGCGCAACTACTCCCTGGGCATGCGACAGCGCCTCGGTCTCGCCAACGCCCTCCTCGGCGATCCGCAGATCCTGATCCTCGACGAGCCCGCGAACGGCCTCGACCCGGCGGGCATCCGGTGGATGCGCGGCCTCCTCAAGTCGTACGCCGAGCGCGGCGGCACGGTGCTCCTCTCCAGCCACCTCCTCAACGAGGTCCAGCTGATCGCCGACGACATCGTGATGATCGGCCGCGGCAGGATCGTGGCCCAGGGCACCCCCGAGTCGCTGCTGAGCCGGACCGGCACGTTCGTCCGGGCCGCGGAGACCGAGGAGCTGCTGGCAGCCCTGGCCGAGCACGGGGTCGCCGTCACGCCGGTCGGTGACGGCCACCGTGCCGACACCGAGGCGCTCGTCGTCGGCAAGCTCGCCGCCGAGCGCCAGATCACCCTCATCGAACTCCGTCCCGCTGACGGTGGCCTCGAGGACCTCTTCCTCGAGCTGACCGCCGACACCCAGCGCGACGCCACGGAAGGAGCGCTGGCATGA
- the rdgB gene encoding RdgB/HAM1 family non-canonical purine NTP pyrophosphatase, with amino-acid sequence MPDPVDAAPQVFLATRNAKKLGELRRILAPLVAGIEVLGLDDVAPYDEPVEDAPTFEGNALVKARAGVLATGLPSLADDSGICVDALNGMPGVLSARWSGQPKSDERNNALLLDQLADVPDERRGAHFACALAFAYPVGDGGVAEEVVTGEMHGRVARSLSGTGGFGYDVLFVPDGHDVTSAELTPEEKDAISHRGHALRAIAPLVVDVLAGL; translated from the coding sequence GTGCCTGACCCCGTCGACGCGGCTCCCCAGGTCTTCCTGGCCACCCGCAACGCCAAGAAGCTCGGCGAGCTGCGGCGCATCCTCGCGCCGCTCGTCGCGGGCATCGAGGTGCTCGGGCTCGACGACGTCGCTCCCTACGACGAGCCGGTGGAGGACGCACCGACCTTCGAGGGCAACGCCCTGGTGAAGGCCCGTGCCGGCGTGCTGGCCACCGGCCTGCCGTCGCTCGCCGACGACTCGGGCATCTGCGTGGACGCGCTCAACGGGATGCCCGGCGTGCTGTCGGCCCGGTGGTCCGGGCAGCCGAAGTCGGACGAGCGCAACAACGCCCTCCTCCTCGACCAGCTCGCCGACGTGCCCGACGAGCGTCGCGGTGCCCACTTCGCGTGCGCCCTCGCCTTCGCCTACCCGGTCGGCGACGGGGGAGTGGCCGAGGAGGTCGTCACCGGCGAGATGCACGGTCGCGTCGCGCGGTCGCTGAGTGGCACGGGTGGCTTCGGCTACGACGTGCTCTTCGTGCCGGACGGCCACGACGTGACCTCGGCCGAGCTGACCCCGGAGGAGAAGGACGCGATCTCGCACCGCGGCCACGCCCTGCGGGCGATCGCGCCCCTCGTCGTCGACGTGCTGGCCGGCCTGTGA
- a CDS encoding YveK family protein yields MDLRTYVGVLLRNWVLILLAIVLGLAAAGAVALFGTSRYTSTARILFSASQVDTGQDLAYAGNYVQSRMQTYKGLATTPAVLDKVIDELDLDTTPAELAKQISVETSQIDTLIGVTAESTDKREAARIADSVSTQLIGAVVGVENSGASDKEPGVRGVVVGRAVVAKSPSSPDVPVDLLAGLLLGAFVGVGAVTARHLLRDPESA; encoded by the coding sequence GTGGACCTGCGCACGTACGTGGGCGTACTGCTCCGTAACTGGGTCCTGATCCTGCTCGCCATCGTCCTCGGCCTCGCGGCGGCCGGTGCCGTCGCCCTCTTCGGCACCTCGCGCTACACCTCGACCGCCCGGATCCTGTTCAGCGCGTCCCAGGTCGACACCGGACAGGACCTCGCCTACGCCGGCAACTACGTCCAGTCGCGCATGCAGACCTACAAGGGTCTCGCGACCACGCCCGCCGTCCTCGACAAGGTGATCGACGAGCTCGACCTCGACACCACGCCGGCCGAGCTGGCCAAGCAGATCTCTGTCGAGACGAGCCAGATCGACACGCTGATCGGCGTGACGGCGGAGTCGACGGACAAGCGGGAGGCCGCCAGGATCGCCGACTCCGTGTCGACGCAGCTGATCGGCGCGGTTGTCGGTGTCGAGAACTCCGGGGCCTCCGACAAGGAGCCCGGCGTCCGCGGCGTCGTCGTCGGTCGCGCGGTCGTCGCGAAGAGCCCGTCGTCGCCGGACGTCCCGGTCGACCTGCTGGCAGGCCTGCTGCTGGGTGCGTTCGTCGGTGTGGGTGCGGTGACCGCACGCCACCTGCTGCGTGACCCGGAGTCGGCGTGA
- a CDS encoding glycosyltransferase, whose protein sequence is MPASAERPRHRIAFLLGKDPALARGGDVTLFTLLRRIADERHETSVICLSEEPDRVDPDTVRVAKPPVALPRTAARALVHRRSLVHERFDVDGLVDAVEAAGADRVVAVHSYLAEPYLRARDADPARLLVSTEVSEAPVWRSRGLAGRIEARRIERDELRIARTARAIAGYDASEMEARRSLGIDARWLPLTLPPAPPVDVAASAPRLVLLGNRHWPPNARAVDRMLAWWPSIARGIPGAELWLVGPRPDGPKVVLPGVVDHGEVRDVAPLLAGCRAMVAPVAVGGGVRVKVLEAAARGLPVVTSPAGVGSIESLLGLDPVPDDGFVARCRDLLGDASVAAGEGARLHATNEALWTGRRGRDAVLDWLDA, encoded by the coding sequence GTGCCCGCCTCTGCGGAGCGCCCGCGACACCGGATCGCCTTCCTGCTGGGCAAGGACCCGGCGCTCGCACGCGGCGGCGACGTCACGCTCTTCACGCTGCTGCGCAGGATCGCCGACGAGCGGCACGAGACCTCGGTGATCTGCCTCAGCGAGGAGCCCGACCGCGTGGACCCGGACACGGTCCGTGTCGCCAAGCCGCCGGTGGCCCTGCCCCGGACCGCGGCTCGCGCGCTGGTGCACCGACGGAGCCTCGTGCACGAGCGCTTCGACGTCGACGGTCTGGTCGACGCGGTGGAGGCGGCCGGTGCGGACCGGGTCGTCGCGGTGCACTCCTACCTCGCCGAGCCGTACCTGCGGGCCCGTGATGCAGATCCGGCACGCCTGCTCGTGTCCACGGAGGTCTCCGAGGCGCCGGTGTGGCGGTCACGGGGTCTCGCTGGGCGCATCGAGGCACGACGCATCGAGCGCGACGAGCTGCGCATCGCACGTACGGCGCGGGCGATCGCCGGCTACGACGCCAGCGAGATGGAGGCCAGGCGGTCGCTGGGCATCGACGCCCGCTGGCTGCCGCTGACCCTCCCGCCGGCCCCTCCCGTCGACGTCGCGGCGTCGGCGCCGCGGCTGGTGCTGCTCGGCAACCGGCACTGGCCGCCCAACGCACGGGCGGTCGACCGGATGCTGGCCTGGTGGCCCTCGATCGCGCGCGGGATCCCGGGCGCCGAGCTCTGGCTGGTGGGACCACGCCCCGACGGGCCGAAGGTCGTGCTGCCGGGGGTGGTCGACCACGGCGAGGTGCGTGACGTCGCGCCCCTTCTCGCCGGCTGCCGTGCCATGGTGGCTCCCGTGGCGGTCGGTGGCGGTGTGCGGGTCAAGGTGCTCGAGGCTGCCGCGCGCGGGCTCCCGGTCGTCACGAGCCCGGCCGGCGTGGGCTCGATCGAGTCGCTGCTCGGGCTGGACCCGGTGCCGGACGACGGCTTCGTCGCGCGCTGTCGGGACCTGCTCGGCGACGCCTCCGTGGCAGCCGGGGAGGGTGCGCGCCTGCACGCGACCAACGAGGCGCTGTGGACCGGCCGGAGGGGTCGGGACGCCGTGCTGGACTGGCTGGACGCATGA
- a CDS encoding 1-acyl-sn-glycerol-3-phosphate acyltransferase, with protein sequence MFLRTRLARTLLRVTRWKLVGSVPQRGILVGAPHTSNWDFIAMLAIAWSSGVQPQVLVKESFFRGPLGPVLRALGGIPLDRANPGDAIRAMLAGADDSFLLCIAAEGTRSKGEFWKPGFLRIAQQTGLPVSMGFVDGPTRTMGMGSTFVPSGDVVADMDVVRAFYADKRGFRPENRTEPRLREESQG encoded by the coding sequence TTGTTCCTCCGCACCCGTCTCGCCCGCACGCTGCTCCGGGTCACCCGCTGGAAGCTCGTCGGGAGCGTGCCGCAGCGCGGCATCCTCGTCGGCGCCCCGCACACCTCCAACTGGGACTTCATCGCGATGCTCGCCATCGCGTGGAGCAGTGGCGTCCAGCCCCAGGTGCTGGTGAAGGAGTCCTTCTTCCGAGGCCCGCTCGGCCCGGTGCTGCGAGCCCTGGGCGGCATCCCGCTCGACCGGGCCAACCCGGGCGACGCGATCCGCGCGATGCTGGCCGGGGCCGACGACTCGTTCCTGCTCTGCATCGCGGCCGAGGGGACCCGGTCGAAGGGGGAGTTCTGGAAGCCGGGCTTCCTGCGGATCGCGCAGCAGACCGGGCTCCCGGTCTCGATGGGCTTCGTCGACGGCCCCACGCGCACGATGGGGATGGGGTCGACGTTCGTCCCGTCCGGGGACGTCGTCGCCGACATGGACGTGGTGCGCGCCTTCTACGCCGACAAGCGCGGCTTCCGGCCGGAGAACCGCACCGAGCCGCGGCTCCGTGAGGAGTCGCAGGGCTGA
- a CDS encoding SGNH/GDSL hydrolase family protein — MGYVRFAALGDSVTHGVGDAVPTGWRGWARILADALGETHDISFCNLAVSGAVVADVRHRQLPEALAHQPDIASLIVGINDTMRSTWHRERIRRELLETADALHGAGAVLLTVRFHDHGRVFGLPAVLRRPLYARIAFLNEVYDEIHATYGGIRVDLAEQPEVFERAFWSIDRLHPSELGHRSLARCFGAGLNELGLAHPLPGGDRSGGYVPNWRTDLQWMVTEGVPWFGRRARDLGPWAARLAMTEARGLAQRPVLPARLAAPRLPAVRRGVLVGAALDEAVAS; from the coding sequence ATGGGGTACGTGCGCTTCGCAGCACTCGGTGACTCGGTGACCCACGGCGTCGGTGACGCCGTCCCGACCGGCTGGCGGGGGTGGGCCCGGATCCTCGCCGACGCCCTCGGCGAGACCCACGACATCTCCTTCTGCAACCTCGCCGTCAGCGGGGCGGTCGTGGCCGACGTACGCCACCGGCAGCTGCCCGAGGCGCTTGCCCACCAGCCCGACATCGCCTCGCTGATCGTGGGCATCAACGACACGATGCGCTCGACCTGGCACCGGGAGCGGATCCGGCGTGAGCTGCTCGAGACGGCCGACGCGCTGCACGGCGCCGGTGCCGTCCTCCTGACGGTGCGCTTCCACGACCACGGGCGGGTCTTCGGGCTGCCCGCTGTGCTGCGCCGGCCGCTCTACGCCCGGATCGCCTTCCTCAACGAGGTCTACGACGAGATCCACGCGACCTACGGCGGCATCCGGGTCGACCTCGCCGAGCAGCCCGAGGTCTTCGAGCGCGCGTTCTGGTCCATCGACCGCCTGCACCCCTCCGAGCTCGGCCACCGCTCGCTCGCGCGGTGCTTCGGCGCGGGCCTGAACGAGCTCGGCCTGGCGCATCCGCTGCCCGGCGGTGACCGGTCCGGCGGCTATGTGCCGAACTGGCGCACCGACCTGCAGTGGATGGTCACCGAGGGCGTGCCGTGGTTCGGCCGCCGGGCGAGGGACCTCGGCCCCTGGGCGGCGCGGCTGGCGATGACCGAGGCACGGGGGCTCGCGCAGCGTCCGGTCCTCCCTGCGCGCCTGGCCGCACCCCGCCTTCCCGCCGTACGCCGCGGGGTGCTGGTCGGAGCGGCGCTCGACGAGGCCGTCGCGTCCTGA
- the bcp gene encoding thioredoxin-dependent thiol peroxidase, giving the protein MTATRLQPGDTAPDFTLPTDDGSTVTLSDLRGRKVIVYFYPAAMTPGCTKQACDFSDNIASLRGAGYEVIGVSKDKVEKLAKFRERDHLTITLASDTDLAVHRAYAAYGEKKLYGKVVEGVIRSTIVVDEEGTVVVAQYNVKATGHVAKLRRDLGLDA; this is encoded by the coding sequence ATGACCGCGACCCGACTCCAGCCCGGCGATACCGCTCCCGACTTCACCCTCCCGACGGACGACGGCAGCACCGTCACCCTGTCGGACCTGCGGGGACGCAAGGTCATCGTCTACTTCTACCCGGCGGCGATGACCCCGGGCTGCACCAAGCAGGCGTGCGACTTCAGCGACAACATCGCCTCGCTGCGCGGTGCCGGCTACGAGGTCATCGGCGTCTCGAAGGACAAGGTCGAGAAGCTCGCGAAGTTCCGCGAGCGCGACCACCTGACCATCACGCTCGCCTCCGACACCGACCTCGCGGTGCACCGGGCCTACGCGGCGTACGGCGAGAAGAAGCTCTACGGCAAGGTCGTCGAGGGTGTCATCCGTTCGACGATCGTCGTCGACGAGGAGGGCACCGTCGTCGTCGCGCAGTACAACGTGAAGGCCACCGGCCACGTCGCCAAGCTCCGGCGCGACCTGGGCCTCGACGCCTGA
- the rph gene encoding ribonuclease PH produces MTSELSGGRADGRADDQLRDITITRNWLDHPAGSVLVEFGKTRVLCVASASEGVPRWRKGSGLGWVTAEYAMLPGSTHTRSDRESTKGRVGGRTHEISRLIGRSLRAVIDYQALGENTINLDCDVLQADGGTRTAAITGAYVALADAVRALGVEKALTGSVAAVSVGIIDGVPRLDLPYEEDVRAETDMNIVMTGDGRFVEVQGTAEGVAFDRAELDALLALGEKGCADLTALQKAALGA; encoded by the coding sequence ATGACTTCTGAGCTTTCCGGGGGACGCGCCGACGGCAGGGCCGACGACCAGCTCCGCGACATCACGATCACGCGCAACTGGCTGGACCACCCGGCGGGCTCGGTGCTCGTCGAGTTCGGCAAGACCCGCGTCCTGTGCGTCGCCTCGGCCTCCGAGGGCGTGCCGCGGTGGCGCAAGGGCTCCGGCCTCGGCTGGGTGACGGCGGAGTACGCGATGCTCCCGGGCTCCACCCACACCCGCTCCGACCGTGAGTCGACGAAGGGTCGCGTGGGCGGCCGCACCCACGAGATCTCCCGCCTGATCGGCCGGTCGCTGCGCGCGGTCATCGACTACCAGGCGCTCGGCGAGAACACGATCAACCTCGACTGCGATGTCCTGCAGGCCGACGGTGGCACCCGCACGGCCGCGATCACCGGTGCCTACGTCGCGCTGGCCGACGCGGTCCGGGCGCTCGGTGTCGAGAAGGCGCTGACCGGCTCCGTCGCCGCCGTCTCGGTCGGGATCATCGACGGCGTGCCGCGCCTCGACCTCCCCTACGAGGAGGACGTCCGCGCCGAGACCGACATGAACATCGTGATGACCGGTGACGGCAGGTTCGTCGAGGTGCAGGGCACGGCCGAGGGCGTCGCCTTCGACCGCGCGGAGCTCGATGCGCTGCTCGCCCTCGGCGAGAAGGGCTGTGCCGACCTCACCGCGCTGCAGAAGGCCGCGCTCGGTGCCTGA
- a CDS encoding ABC transporter permease — MSAVLDGTAAGVLDISATRPVPFSRLVRVELRKMVDTSAGFWVLVATAVITALVMVIQTAVGASQDLDLTYRSFAAGANIPMGVFLPVLGIMSVTSEWGQRTALTTFTLTPHRGRLVAAKFANTLILAVAAVVIGLALGALATFVSSALVGYDAGWDLSLGDAAAFMLLHVLGLATGFAFGALLLNTAGAIVLYFVYSFVLPGLFELGASLIGWFGDIRPWIDFSNAQGPLMQGGITGEQWAQLGVSSLLWFFLPLALGLRRVLRAEVK; from the coding sequence ATGAGCGCCGTTCTCGACGGGACCGCCGCCGGCGTCCTCGACATCTCCGCCACCCGACCGGTCCCGTTCAGCCGCCTGGTCCGGGTCGAGCTCCGCAAGATGGTCGACACCAGCGCCGGGTTCTGGGTGCTGGTGGCGACCGCGGTCATCACCGCCCTGGTGATGGTGATCCAGACGGCCGTGGGTGCCAGCCAGGACCTGGACCTGACCTACCGTTCGTTCGCCGCCGGGGCCAACATCCCGATGGGTGTCTTCCTCCCCGTGCTCGGCATCATGTCGGTGACCAGCGAGTGGGGGCAGCGCACCGCGCTCACGACGTTCACGCTGACCCCGCACCGGGGACGCCTGGTCGCGGCGAAGTTCGCCAACACGCTGATCCTCGCTGTCGCCGCGGTCGTCATCGGCCTGGCGCTCGGCGCGCTCGCCACGTTCGTGTCGAGCGCACTCGTCGGGTACGACGCGGGCTGGGACCTGAGCCTGGGCGACGCCGCCGCCTTCATGCTGCTGCACGTGCTCGGCCTCGCCACGGGCTTCGCCTTCGGTGCGCTGCTGCTCAACACCGCCGGTGCGATCGTCCTCTACTTCGTCTACTCCTTCGTGCTGCCGGGCCTCTTCGAGCTCGGTGCGAGCCTGATCGGCTGGTTCGGGGACATCCGGCCCTGGATCGACTTCAGCAACGCACAGGGTCCGCTCATGCAGGGTGGCATCACCGGTGAGCAGTGGGCCCAGCTCGGGGTCTCGAGCCTGCTGTGGTTCTTCCTGCCGCTCGCGCTGGGCCTGCGCCGCGTTCTCCGCGCCGAGGTGAAGTAG
- a CDS encoding ATP-binding cassette domain-containing protein: protein MESRIARLEEVEEPRKEWQLQFSIAAAPRSSAVVATLNDAAISFGDYTLGPVSLQVNARDRIGIVGPNGAGKSTLLQLLLGRLAPTTGTASRGASVAVGEIDQARSGLDESRPLGAAVEAVLPEMTPADIRTLLAKFGLKAAQVESLVGRLSAGERTRAAMALLQARGVNLLVLDEPTNHLDLPAIEQLEEALDAYDGALLLVTHDRRLLDNVRLDERWQVEAGRVSLL from the coding sequence ATGGAGTCGCGGATCGCGCGCCTCGAGGAGGTCGAGGAGCCGCGCAAGGAGTGGCAGCTCCAGTTCTCCATCGCGGCTGCGCCGCGCTCGTCGGCCGTGGTCGCGACCCTCAACGACGCAGCGATCTCCTTCGGCGACTACACGCTGGGACCGGTCTCGCTCCAGGTCAACGCCCGCGACCGGATCGGCATCGTGGGCCCCAACGGTGCGGGCAAGTCGACGTTGCTCCAGCTGCTGCTGGGTCGGCTCGCGCCGACGACGGGGACGGCATCACGGGGAGCGAGTGTCGCCGTCGGCGAGATCGACCAGGCCCGTAGCGGCCTCGACGAGTCCCGTCCGCTCGGAGCCGCCGTCGAGGCGGTCCTGCCGGAGATGACGCCCGCGGACATCCGCACCCTGCTGGCCAAGTTCGGTCTCAAGGCCGCGCAGGTCGAGTCGCTGGTCGGCCGGCTCTCGGCGGGGGAGCGGACACGGGCCGCGATGGCGCTGCTGCAGGCGCGGGGCGTGAACCTCCTCGTGCTCGACGAGCCGACCAACCACCTCGACCTGCCCGCCATCGAGCAGCTCGAGGAGGCCCTGGACGCCTACGACGGGGCCCTGCTGCTGGTCACCCACGACCGTCGGCTGCTCGACAACGTCCGTCTCGACGAGCGCTGGCAGGTCGAGGCCGGCCGCGTGTCCCTCCTCTGA
- a CDS encoding lipopolysaccharide biosynthesis protein has product MNIGTKVQPPLESPAPEGASRVITTLKASGWMYSSRALVFVWALLITHTFGIQAYGLYAMAFAAGSLLGVPLDSYFTTRGPRVAREVFLRERTTRAIFGFALIVLGVIAWPFSIIAGFAVIKAGSDVAFQASRSSLIRDGQPDRAQRADAIRQVLGMLLGSTYLLLAQQPDLRLGAALYLTGTALPVLLGLQAMVHARPSFPEITTRSFVILAESALGVAYVQCEVLLLGVLGHMGGAGYYSFGATLVWSLAALGQSFGTTFHGSLRASNGDISGGPQLRTAVFLSVATASALGLFALAAYLFEGETSLWLTFAILAPVSFLRTLSSVATVVLVLQHRDRFRLSVTAVAITIKVGMVVLLSGFGGPGAAIAFLVADMVMSGAYSYAVYGGRAARPAVA; this is encoded by the coding sequence GTGAACATCGGGACCAAGGTGCAGCCACCCCTGGAGTCGCCGGCGCCCGAAGGGGCGAGCCGCGTCATCACGACGCTGAAGGCCTCGGGCTGGATGTACTCCTCGCGTGCCCTGGTCTTCGTGTGGGCGCTGCTGATCACCCACACCTTCGGCATCCAGGCGTACGGGCTCTACGCGATGGCGTTCGCGGCAGGCTCCTTGCTCGGCGTTCCCCTCGACAGCTACTTCACGACGCGTGGCCCGCGCGTCGCCCGTGAGGTCTTCCTCCGCGAGCGGACCACCCGCGCGATCTTCGGCTTCGCGCTGATCGTGCTCGGCGTCATCGCGTGGCCCTTCTCGATCATCGCCGGTTTCGCCGTGATCAAGGCGGGCAGTGACGTCGCCTTCCAGGCTTCACGCAGCTCCCTCATCCGCGACGGCCAGCCCGACCGTGCCCAGCGTGCCGACGCGATCCGCCAGGTGCTCGGCATGCTGCTGGGCAGCACCTACCTGCTGCTGGCCCAGCAGCCCGACCTGCGACTCGGTGCGGCGCTCTACCTCACCGGCACGGCGCTGCCGGTCCTCCTCGGCCTGCAGGCGATGGTGCACGCGCGGCCGTCGTTCCCGGAGATCACCACACGGTCCTTCGTCATCCTGGCCGAGTCGGCGCTCGGCGTCGCGTACGTGCAGTGCGAGGTGCTGCTCCTCGGCGTGCTGGGCCACATGGGCGGAGCGGGCTACTACTCCTTCGGCGCGACGCTGGTGTGGTCGCTGGCGGCCCTCGGCCAGTCGTTCGGTACGACCTTCCACGGCTCGCTGCGGGCGTCGAACGGCGACATCAGCGGGGGCCCCCAGCTGCGCACGGCGGTCTTCCTGTCCGTGGCCACGGCGTCCGCGCTCGGGTTGTTCGCGCTCGCGGCGTACCTCTTCGAGGGTGAGACCTCGCTCTGGCTGACGTTCGCGATCCTCGCGCCGGTGAGCTTCCTGCGCACGCTCAGCAGCGTGGCGACCGTCGTCCTCGTCCTCCAGCACCGCGACCGGTTCCGCCTGAGCGTCACCGCGGTGGCGATCACGATCAAGGTCGGGATGGTCGTGCTGCTGAGCGGCTTCGGAGGACCGGGCGCGGCGATCGCGTTCCTGGTCGCGGACATGGTGATGTCGGGCGCCTACTCGTACGCCGTCTACGGCGGCCGCGCCGCCCGCCCCGCGGTGGCGTGA
- a CDS encoding response regulator translates to MSGQTIRVALVDDDALVRSALGLMIGGQPDIELVGEASNGEEALALCHSTTPDVVLMDIRMPVMDGLEATRRLHARPAPPRVIVLTTFDADEYVTTAVAAGADGFLLKDTPPAEIVTAIRQVAAGDPMLSPSATASLIRQIRTEASDSSAHPAEARADAALARLASLTEREREVALAVGRGLSNAEIAKELFLSVPTVKAHVGRLFDKLGTTNRVQIAICVHDAGLI, encoded by the coding sequence GTGAGCGGTCAGACGATCCGCGTGGCGCTGGTCGACGACGATGCGCTGGTGCGGTCGGCGCTCGGCCTGATGATCGGCGGGCAGCCGGACATCGAGCTCGTCGGCGAGGCCAGCAACGGCGAGGAGGCGCTCGCCCTGTGCCACTCCACCACGCCCGACGTCGTGCTCATGGACATCCGCATGCCGGTGATGGACGGTCTGGAGGCGACCCGCCGGCTCCACGCGAGGCCCGCGCCGCCACGCGTCATCGTGCTGACCACGTTCGACGCCGACGAGTACGTCACCACCGCCGTCGCCGCCGGTGCGGACGGCTTCCTGCTCAAGGACACGCCGCCCGCCGAGATCGTCACTGCCATCCGGCAGGTGGCGGCGGGCGACCCGATGCTCTCGCCGTCCGCGACGGCATCGCTGATCCGGCAGATCCGCACGGAGGCCTCCGACAGCTCGGCGCATCCGGCCGAGGCCCGGGCGGACGCCGCCCTGGCCCGGCTCGCCTCCCTCACCGAGCGCGAGCGCGAGGTCGCCCTCGCGGTCGGCCGTGGCCTCTCCAACGCGGAGATCGCCAAGGAGCTCTTCCTCTCGGTGCCCACCGTGAAGGCCCACGTCGGCAGGCTCTTCGACAAGCTCGGCACCACCAACCGCGTGCAGATCGCCATCTGCGTCCACGACGCCGGCCTGATCTGA
- a CDS encoding sensor histidine kinase → MPVDFPSPPLTRRSHVWRYVLCLVISAIGWGSVFGNQWDHHRGLWWLDLGVGSVAYVAVAFRRRSPLSTALLLNAAAAVSGLAAGPAVLAAVSLASRRVYREIALVGLVSFSAGIAFTKIEPQQHQDTWWLDIVVNLVATTAILGWGLYIGSRRELLARLRAEVAQAAAEQERRADQARGAERSRIAREMHDVLAHRISQISMRANAVMFREDLTAEQLREQVGVIQANANEALADLRSVLGVLRDPASGAPLDRPQPTFGDLASLVADEAANGASVTLETDVEGDVPELAGRTAYRIVQEALTNSRKHAPGASVKVSVSGNPHDGLTLVIRNPLGFASSGTPGAGLGLVGLRERAELAGGRLDAGREMSSWVIRGWVPWEK, encoded by the coding sequence GTGCCGGTCGACTTCCCCTCACCGCCGCTGACGCGGCGCTCCCACGTGTGGCGCTACGTCCTGTGCCTGGTCATCTCGGCGATCGGCTGGGGCAGTGTCTTCGGCAACCAGTGGGACCACCACCGCGGCCTGTGGTGGCTCGACCTCGGGGTCGGGTCGGTCGCCTACGTGGCTGTCGCGTTCCGGCGCCGCAGTCCCCTCTCCACTGCGCTCCTGCTCAACGCGGCAGCCGCCGTGTCGGGCCTCGCCGCCGGACCGGCCGTGCTCGCCGCGGTCTCCCTCGCCTCCCGGCGCGTCTATCGCGAGATCGCGCTCGTCGGTCTGGTCAGCTTCAGCGCCGGGATCGCCTTCACCAAGATCGAGCCGCAGCAGCACCAGGACACCTGGTGGCTCGACATCGTCGTCAACCTCGTCGCGACGACCGCCATCCTCGGCTGGGGCCTCTACATCGGCTCCCGCCGCGAGCTGCTGGCGCGTCTCCGGGCCGAGGTCGCGCAGGCCGCAGCCGAGCAGGAGCGTCGCGCCGACCAGGCTCGCGGCGCGGAGCGTTCCCGCATCGCACGCGAGATGCACGACGTCCTCGCCCACCGGATCTCGCAGATCTCGATGCGGGCCAATGCGGTGATGTTCCGCGAGGACCTCACCGCCGAGCAGCTGCGCGAGCAGGTCGGCGTGATCCAGGCCAACGCCAACGAGGCCCTCGCCGACCTGCGGTCCGTGCTCGGCGTCCTGCGCGACCCCGCCAGCGGCGCGCCGCTCGACCGGCCCCAGCCCACCTTCGGCGACCTGGCCTCGCTGGTGGCCGACGAGGCCGCCAACGGAGCGAGCGTCACGCTGGAGACCGATGTCGAGGGTGACGTCCCCGAGCTGGCAGGGCGCACGGCGTACCGGATCGTGCAGGAGGCACTGACCAACTCCCGCAAGCACGCGCCGGGCGCCTCCGTGAAGGTCTCCGTCTCCGGCAACCCGCACGACGGACTGACCCTGGTGATCCGCAACCCCCTCGGCTTCGCCTCCTCCGGTACGCCGGGGGCCGGACTCGGCCTGGTGGGCCTGCGTGAGCGGGCGGAGCTCGCGGGCGGCAGACTGGACGCCGGCAGGGAGATGTCGTCGTGGGTGATCCGGGGGTGGGTTCCGTGGGAGAAGTGA